Proteins encoded within one genomic window of Saccharopolyspora pogona:
- a CDS encoding MaoC/PaaZ C-terminal domain-containing protein — protein sequence MTVEQASATTASGLYFDDFQVGMSWTTPSRTITEADLATFAGLSGDYNPLHTDEEFARGTQFGGRIFHGPGVFAVATGLESRLGIKDGTAIAFLGMTWNLKAAVRPGDTITVRQAVATTTPSSSKPDRGVVTFDVQVVNQHDEVCQDGQWVVMFKRQHAA from the coding sequence ATGACCGTCGAACAAGCATCGGCTACGACCGCGAGCGGTCTCTATTTCGACGACTTCCAGGTGGGAATGTCGTGGACGACGCCCTCACGGACGATCACCGAAGCCGATCTGGCAACTTTCGCCGGGCTGTCGGGTGACTACAACCCGCTGCACACCGACGAAGAGTTCGCTCGCGGTACCCAGTTCGGCGGCCGGATCTTCCACGGACCGGGCGTATTTGCTGTCGCCACCGGACTGGAGTCGCGGCTAGGCATCAAGGACGGAACGGCGATTGCGTTTCTGGGCATGACGTGGAACCTCAAGGCCGCCGTACGCCCCGGGGACACGATCACGGTCCGCCAGGCAGTGGCCACGACCACGCCGTCGTCGTCGAAGCCCGATCGCGGCGTGGTTACCTTCGATGTCCAGGTCGTCAACCAGCACGACGAGGTGTGCCAGGACGGACAATGGGTCGTGATGTTCAAGAGGCAGCACGCAGCATGA